A region of the Sardina pilchardus chromosome 3, fSarPil1.1, whole genome shotgun sequence genome:
gagagagagagagagagagagagagagagagagagagaaaatacaagatatatatatagagagaaagacacagagagagcatacgagagagagagagggagagagagagaaaagagagatgattTAACCTGAACacggatagacagacagacaagaaaaCAGAGATGGAGTAAGACAGAATCGACaaaagggaagagagacagagagaaagagagagaaaattcgATCTCATCGATGTATGGACATGCGCTAACATCAGCGTGGTGTTTCCTGGTAGGCGTACTGACCTGTGACACTCAGCGCATGGACCCTGCCCATGACCGCGGTTGCATgtttcaaaacaaacagaaggCCGGAGTTTGCCATGGTCAACATGGTGCAGCTCCAGAGAAGCTCTATGcagatgatctctctctctctctctctctgtgttataCAGTACCTTCATGACGCACGGCATAATCGCCCATAGtgtgaaagaaagtgtgtgtgcgtgtggcagaGCGATTAataaagagagagcgagcatgAGTGTGAGTACGTGGCGTTGGTATAGTACCTGCATTGTGGGACGCTTGACCGATCGATTCCTGTAAAGCTGAAGGTCAGTCCTGCGCTGTGGCTTGCAGCAGCCTTGCccgagcgacacacacacacacacacacacacacgggtgtgcctgttgtgtgtgtgtgagaaatgtgtACGGTGCTTGTCCGGCGCATTGGCGGAGGGGCGGATGGATTTCATGCCACAGGATTCAGCGGTGCTCCGCGTGGTGGCATGCCCGGGCTATTCTGGGCACCGTGAATGTCACATTTTTGCATGAGGTCAGTGTGTGAGGCGTGACGCCTGAGCTTTGGCGTGTCCTTTTGCAGGCGCGAGGATTTCTTCCtgcttttagaacagcgctgcTTTGATTCATTTGTCGTTGGCTCAGTCACTTGCAGTTGTGTATGtttacagtatgagtgtgtgtgtgtgtcatagcagTAAACAAATGTAGTAAGGCTCTACAGAATCACATATTGTACAGCAGCGTAAATAAAGTGTATGGTCCATCACAGTGCAGTCTGTAAATGACAATGGCAGAGAACATTTGTTTAGCACCAGGAAGCAGAACTATTCTGAGAATCAGTGAACCATCTGCTGAAGGCTGGTCCAGAATCAGGTCTCTCAGATgtgtgctgcttgtggtttTGAAGAGGGCAGAAATGTCAGACTGGAGAGGACTGATGTTAATGTCATcttcctttgtttttttctcccctctgatctcctactcctactctctatctctctccatccctctctctctctctctgctgctgtctcTCGACCTCTCAGCAGTGGACATGAAAACGTCGTTACCGGGCGGACTGCGTAGCCCCGTGGGCGACTCGGGTcccggaggcggcggcggcggcgtgagCATCGTCGgcggtggcggaggaggaggaggaagtgaccgctgcagcagcggcggtggcaACAACGCCGGCACCGGGAGCGTTAGCGGAGGCAATCCCGCCAACGCGtccagcggaggaggaggaggaggaggaggaggagggggcggcgTGGCGGTGGACCTGCGCACGGACCTGCGCGGCGAGGTGCGTCTGAGCGCGCTGGGCGTGGCCGTGGGCGTGGGCATGGACCCGGCGCTGAccgagcagcagctgcagcacgaGCTGCTCCTCctcaagcagcagcaggagctgcaGAAGCAGCTGCTCTTCGCCGAGTTCCAGAAGCAGCACGAGGTGCTGACGCGCCAGCACGAGGTCCAGCTGCAGGAGCACCTCaaggtgggtgtggggggtggggatgtgttggtgggtgggtgtgggtgtatgtgtaggtgtgtatgtctatgtgtgtgtgtgtgcatgggtgtgtgtgtgtgtgtgtgtgtagggaggtgtGTTTACTTTCCATCCTCTATGAGTTACTTTCCACCCTCACTTTTTACCTTTAGTCTGTTGTGAAACTTTGCTGCTGTCGTAAATACTATTGTCACTTTATCTTCTGTGCACatttgtttccctctctctctctgtgtgtgtgtttgtattgtgtgtgtgtgtgtgtgtgtgtgtgtgtgtgtgtgtgtgtgtttgtgtgcatgcgtgcagcagcagcaggagattCTGGCGGTGAAGCGtcagcaggagctggagcagaAGCGTAAGCTGGAGCTGCAGCGGCACGAGGAGCTGGAGAAGCAGCGTCTGGAGCAGCAGCTCATCATGCTGCGCAACAAGGAGAAGGGCAAAGAGAGTACgcagccaatcacagagagCACACGCCACacgccagccaatcacagagagCACACGCCACacgccagccaatcacagagagCACACGCCACacgccagccaatcacagagagCACACGCCGCacgccagccaatcacagagagCATACGCCACATGCCAGCTAATCACAAAGCACATACATCACACGCCAGCCAATCACGGAGCGCATATGGCAcacatcagccaatcacagagcacacacgccacacatcaGCCAATCACGGAGCGCATGAGCCACATGCTAGCCAATCACGGAGTGCATACACAACACTCCAGACAATCACAGAGCGCATACACCACACGCCAGTCAATCATAGAGTGCATATTGTATATCACACATCAGCCAATTTCAGAGATCACACACTAATGTTAACACCAACGTCACCATCACAAGCTCCTGACATCACACTCCAGCCAATGACAGAGCTCTTACTCAACACTCCAACCaatcacacaccacagtcataAGAGGGAAGGGGCAACTGCACTCAAACAGCCACTGATTTATTGCTAAAAACACCAGCCAATTAGGCCCCAGTAAGATGTATATGGAGCAGTCATGAAGCTCATACAGGCTGAACAGCCCTCTCTCAGCACCTCTTTGGTCCCTCTAGTCCTGTCAATAGTTCAGGTCATGGTGCAGGTTAGTAGAGTACTTATACCCCTGGTTTCCCCAGTGGGCTGGTTCTCTAAAGTGTGGCCTGCTTGAGCCAATGAGCTTATGGAAACAACATTTCAACAGTAGATGTTTCAGTAATGTAATCTTTAAGTCCTTGTCAAGACCCGCTTAATCAAATTACCTAATGGCCTTAGCAGTGTTGGAACGGCAACTCTTGTCAACCGCAGCCACCGCATGTTAGGGGTTTCCTATTAGAGGTGGTCGGCTTGTGTTCACAAGTATtggtgtgagtgcgtgtgtgtgtttgtatttttgtactcatgtgtggtgcatgtgtgtgtgtgtgtgtgtgtgtgtttgtgtttttgtgctcatatgtggtgcgtgtgtgtgtgtgtgtgtgtgtgtgtgttaacacagGTGCCATTGCCAGCACTGAGGTCAAGTTGAAGTTGCAGGAGTTCCTCCTGAGCAAAAAAGATCCCACCCCTGGCGGACTAAACCATTCCTTCACCCAGAAGTGCTGGTGAGTGTTTTGGGTCTTTGGCTaattatatgattgattgagTAATTGgttgagtcagtgagtgagtgaggcgaGTTCATGGGATGattgactgagtgagtgactgt
Encoded here:
- the LOC134075828 gene encoding uncharacterized protein LOC134075828 codes for the protein MLQTIYETESCFSSDSVSGREQSLELLSQAGVSTMPSTAVDMKTSLPGGLRSPVGDSGPGGGGGGVSIVGGGGGGGGSDRCSSGGGNNAGTGSVSGGNPANACV